The Dehalogenimonas sp. 4OHTPN genome window below encodes:
- a CDS encoding haloacid dehalogenase — protein MENLAQRLDDIAESIRASFKEKDAAREKALPGCREAIRHCSESIRAIHRQEFDNAHDSLKKAKLLIDEAEITIDACEELSNTAFFRDAQKEYAEGCITLAIITGTEIPTPEELKIDSAAYLNGMGEVTGELRRYLLDGLRRGDMSRAEGILSVMDAIYEVLVTIDFPDAITGNLRRTTDMVRGILEKTRSDLTLSLQQKRLENKLSAFQDSIGKNNTGG, from the coding sequence GTGGAGAATTTAGCACAGAGACTGGATGACATAGCCGAATCCATCAGAGCTTCTTTTAAGGAAAAGGATGCCGCCCGTGAAAAGGCGCTGCCCGGCTGCCGTGAAGCTATCCGTCATTGCTCGGAGTCCATTCGGGCGATCCACCGTCAAGAGTTCGACAACGCTCATGATTCGCTGAAAAAAGCCAAACTGCTCATCGATGAAGCGGAAATCACCATCGATGCCTGCGAAGAACTTTCCAATACCGCCTTCTTCCGGGATGCCCAGAAAGAATACGCCGAGGGCTGCATCACCCTGGCGATCATCACCGGTACCGAAATACCAACCCCCGAAGAACTGAAGATCGATTCCGCTGCCTATTTAAACGGCATGGGCGAGGTTACGGGCGAACTCAGGCGGTACCTGCTGGACGGACTGCGCCGCGGCGATATGTCAAGAGCGGAAGGCATATTATCGGTTATGGACGCCATTTATGAAGTTCTGGTAACGATAGATTTTCCGGATGCCATCACCGGCAACCTGCGGCGGACCACCGACATGGTCCGGGGCATTCTGGAAAAAACCCGATCCGACCTCACTCTGTCCCTGCAGCAGAAACGCCTGGAAAATAAGCTGAGCGCTTTCCAGGATTCCATCGGAAAAAATAACACGGGGGGATAA